A genomic stretch from Desulfohalobium retbaense DSM 5692 includes:
- the uppS gene encoding polyprenyl diphosphate synthase, whose amino-acid sequence MTSPPLQHLAIIMDGNGRWARQRGLPRSEGHKAGTQSAKAIVTACRKRAIPYVTLYTFSRENWARPKEEINFLFDLLVRFLRREVQDLKEQGIRLNILGDLKGLPAAPRRAVEHVCRQTADGRAMTLNLALNYSGREEILRVCRELLQQQVAPEEVTVEQFAQRLYTGGQPDPDLLIRTSGEKRLSNYLLFQCAYTEFSFPEVLWPDFDEHELDAALHEYQQRQRRFGSIR is encoded by the coding sequence ATGACCTCACCCCCTCTCCAGCATCTGGCCATCATCATGGACGGCAACGGCCGTTGGGCCCGCCAGCGCGGTCTGCCACGCAGTGAAGGACACAAGGCGGGCACCCAGAGCGCCAAGGCGATCGTGACCGCTTGCCGCAAACGGGCGATCCCCTATGTCACGCTCTACACCTTCTCGCGGGAGAACTGGGCCCGCCCCAAGGAGGAGATCAATTTCCTGTTCGATCTCCTGGTCCGCTTTTTACGGCGCGAGGTCCAGGACCTCAAAGAACAAGGAATACGGCTCAACATCCTTGGAGATCTCAAGGGTTTGCCGGCCGCCCCTCGGCGGGCAGTCGAACACGTCTGCCGCCAAACCGCCGACGGTCGTGCGATGACGCTCAACCTGGCTCTGAATTATTCCGGCCGGGAGGAGATTCTCCGCGTCTGCCGCGAATTGCTCCAGCAGCAGGTGGCGCCGGAGGAGGTCACTGTCGAGCAGTTCGCGCAGCGGCTGTACACCGGAGGACAGCCCGATCCCGACCTCCTGATCCGCACCAGCGGAGAAAAACGGCTCAGCAACTACCTCCTGTTCCAGTGCGCCTACACCGAATTTTCTTTTCCCGAGGTTCTCTGGCCGGATTTCGACGAGCACGAGCTCGATGCGGCCTTGCATGAATACCAGCAGCGGCAGCGCCGCTTCGGAAGCATACGGTAG
- a CDS encoding phosphatidate cytidylyltransferase: MNTSSGSAASEAYGRHPMSFLSSHIQRLLTALVLLPLLAWAIASGPVVIGLLVGLVSVFGLWEFYSFFWPDHPLRKAGGIVLGGLVIAWQAASPNPAALPFLLALWAGNLFFLTQYARDAESAQPADGMIFSIGLMYIPGVLQLFIHLHPLEIVLVLLATFASDTGAYYAGCWWGRRKVWPVISPKKTWMGSMGGLGLCITLSLVLGLAFGDAAWYHWIWVGAVLNIAAQFGDFFESALKRKLQIKDSGRLLPGHGGLLDRIDSLLLVLPVYAAVTIFLPLFL, translated from the coding sequence ATGAATACCAGCAGCGGCAGCGCCGCTTCGGAAGCATACGGTAGGCACCCCATGTCTTTTTTGAGTTCGCATATCCAACGGCTGCTGACCGCGCTTGTCCTATTGCCGCTTTTGGCCTGGGCTATCGCCTCCGGGCCGGTGGTCATCGGGCTGCTCGTCGGGCTTGTCAGCGTCTTCGGGCTCTGGGAATTCTATTCCTTTTTCTGGCCGGACCACCCGTTGCGAAAAGCTGGCGGCATTGTCCTTGGCGGACTGGTCATCGCCTGGCAGGCGGCCTCCCCCAATCCGGCGGCTCTGCCGTTTCTGCTCGCCCTGTGGGCCGGCAACCTCTTCTTTCTGACCCAGTACGCCCGGGATGCGGAGTCGGCCCAGCCGGCCGACGGCATGATCTTCAGCATTGGTCTCATGTATATCCCCGGCGTTCTCCAATTGTTCATCCATCTGCACCCGCTGGAGATCGTCCTGGTCCTGCTGGCCACCTTCGCTTCCGATACCGGGGCCTATTATGCCGGATGCTGGTGGGGACGACGCAAGGTCTGGCCGGTGATCAGTCCCAAGAAGACCTGGATGGGCAGTATGGGGGGATTGGGGCTGTGCATCACCCTGAGCCTTGTTTTGGGGCTCGCCTTTGGCGATGCCGCCTGGTATCATTGGATCTGGGTCGGGGCAGTACTGAACATTGCCGCCCAATTCGGCGATTTTTTTGAATCCGCCCTGAAACGCAAACTTCAAATAAAAGACTCCGGACGGTTGCTCCCCGGACACGGCGGCCTGCTCGATCGCATCGACAGCCTCCTTCTGGTCTTACCGGTGTACGCCGCCGTGACAATCTTCCTGCCCCTTTTCCTATGA
- a CDS encoding 1-deoxy-D-xylulose-5-phosphate reductoisomerase: protein MNTSATYISRLDPAPSTGPRKVIVLGSTGSIGCSALKVLAQHPDTFEVLGLAGATNANLLAEQARQWRPSVLGVLDDTVREEVRHLLPADYRPQWMVGNPGYQEMAALSEAELVLCAQVGAAGLPPTLAAVKAGKIVALANKESLVLAGTLVRELCTASGACLLPVDSEHNAMFQALAGHDPHDVRKFVLTASGGPFRGRLREELRRVTPDQALAHPNWSMGAKISIDSSTLMNKGLECIEAAYLFGVDMDRIEVVVHPESIIHSLVEYRDGSLLGHLGVPDMQIPIAHCLSYPNRLDLDLEPLDLTRLSGLHFEKPDESTFPCLALAREALANGPSFPIVLNAANEIAVDLFLRRELAYLDIARLLERTLQAHTPSAVTDLESIHAVDDWARKQARSFAAQYFSAPSA, encoded by the coding sequence ATGAACACCTCTGCCACATACATATCACGGCTGGACCCCGCTCCGAGCACCGGACCTCGAAAGGTTATTGTCCTCGGGAGCACCGGCTCCATTGGCTGCAGTGCACTGAAGGTCCTGGCCCAACACCCGGACACGTTCGAGGTCCTTGGTCTGGCCGGAGCGACCAACGCGAACCTGCTCGCCGAGCAGGCCCGGCAGTGGCGACCGTCTGTCCTGGGAGTCCTTGACGATACGGTCCGGGAGGAGGTCCGCCACCTTCTTCCCGCAGATTACCGGCCGCAATGGATGGTGGGCAACCCGGGCTACCAGGAGATGGCCGCCCTTTCCGAAGCCGAACTGGTCCTGTGCGCCCAAGTCGGAGCAGCCGGCTTGCCGCCGACCCTGGCCGCCGTCAAAGCCGGCAAGATTGTGGCCCTGGCCAACAAGGAATCCCTGGTCCTGGCCGGGACTCTGGTGCGCGAACTCTGCACGGCCTCCGGAGCCTGTCTCCTGCCGGTGGATTCCGAGCACAACGCCATGTTCCAGGCCCTGGCTGGCCACGATCCACACGACGTGCGCAAATTTGTTCTGACCGCCTCGGGCGGTCCGTTCCGAGGCCGTTTGCGAGAAGAGCTGCGCCGGGTCACTCCGGATCAGGCCTTGGCCCATCCCAATTGGTCCATGGGAGCCAAAATCAGCATCGACTCCTCGACGCTGATGAACAAAGGACTGGAATGCATTGAGGCTGCCTATCTCTTTGGTGTGGATATGGACCGCATCGAAGTCGTGGTCCATCCTGAAAGCATTATCCACTCCTTGGTTGAATACCGCGACGGCTCCCTGCTCGGCCACCTCGGGGTGCCGGACATGCAGATTCCCATCGCCCATTGCCTGAGTTATCCAAACCGGCTGGATCTCGACCTTGAGCCACTGGATCTGACACGCCTGAGCGGACTGCATTTTGAAAAGCCCGACGAATCGACGTTTCCCTGTCTGGCCCTGGCGCGTGAGGCCCTGGCCAACGGCCCGAGCTTCCCGATCGTGCTCAATGCCGCCAACGAAATCGCCGTGGATCTTTTTCTGCGTCGCGAACTGGCCTATCTGGACATCGCCCGCTTGCTGGAACGGACCCTGCAAGCCCATACTCCCAGTGCGGTAACAGATCTCGAATCCATCCACGCTGTCGACGATTGGGCCCGAAAACAGGCCCGATCCTTTGCCGCGCAATATTTTTCTGCACCAAGCGCATAG
- the rseP gene encoding RIP metalloprotease RseP, whose translation MLTSIIAIALVLGLLIFFHELGHFTAARLLGVGVRTFSLGFGPRLTGFRLGRTDYRIASVPLGGYVQLVGESPDAELPEGFTSQDSFARRPPWQRMLVVAAGPIFNFILAVLIYWIIFASYGQQAMLPVIGEVRDQSPAYEAGLRAGDHILAINGQPVEYWSDVAQRIQAHGTAPLELQILREETQRTLRMTPTLQTRENIFGEKTEVPIVGIIAAGKTTRIDMGPLESFTAANQQTWQLVKLTGEGLVKLVERVIPLETVGGPILIAQMVHQQAEQGLVQLLALTALISINLGLLNLLPIPVLDGGHLLFYLVETVLGRPLDPKWQHVVNKIGLSLLLALMGLAIYNDLQRLFTS comes from the coding sequence ATGCTCACAAGTATTATCGCCATCGCCCTGGTTTTGGGGCTGCTTATCTTTTTCCACGAGCTCGGGCACTTCACCGCCGCCCGCCTGTTGGGCGTCGGTGTGCGGACATTCTCCCTCGGATTCGGACCCCGCTTAACCGGATTCAGGCTCGGGCGCACCGATTACCGGATCGCAAGCGTCCCTTTGGGAGGCTACGTCCAATTAGTCGGGGAATCCCCGGACGCTGAACTCCCCGAGGGATTCACCTCCCAGGACAGCTTTGCCCGCCGCCCTCCCTGGCAACGCATGCTTGTCGTCGCCGCCGGCCCGATTTTCAATTTTATCCTGGCCGTGCTCATCTACTGGATCATCTTCGCCTCGTACGGCCAGCAGGCCATGTTGCCGGTCATCGGCGAGGTCCGGGACCAGAGCCCGGCTTACGAGGCCGGGCTGCGGGCCGGCGATCACATCCTCGCTATCAACGGTCAGCCGGTCGAGTATTGGAGCGACGTCGCCCAGCGGATCCAGGCCCACGGTACGGCCCCGCTAGAGCTGCAAATCCTGCGCGAGGAAACCCAGCGCACCCTGCGCATGACACCGACCTTGCAGACCCGGGAAAACATTTTCGGAGAAAAGACCGAAGTTCCCATCGTGGGGATCATCGCCGCCGGCAAGACGACACGGATCGATATGGGGCCGCTGGAATCGTTCACCGCCGCCAATCAGCAGACGTGGCAACTGGTCAAATTGACCGGCGAGGGTTTAGTCAAGCTTGTCGAGCGGGTCATTCCCCTGGAGACCGTCGGCGGCCCGATCCTCATCGCGCAAATGGTCCACCAGCAGGCTGAACAAGGGCTCGTCCAACTGCTGGCCTTGACCGCACTGATCAGCATCAACCTCGGTCTGCTGAATCTCTTGCCGATCCCGGTGCTCGATGGAGGCCATCTCCTGTTTTACTTAGTGGAGACGGTTCTCGGTCGCCCCCTGGATCCGAAATGGCAGCATGTGGTCAACAAGATCGGTCTTTCCCTCCTTCTGGCCCTGATGGGCTTGGCTATCTACAATGACTTGCAGCGTCTGTTCACCAGCTGA